One Phaseolus vulgaris cultivar G19833 chromosome 11, P. vulgaris v2.0, whole genome shotgun sequence genomic window carries:
- the LOC137823104 gene encoding acidic endochitinase-like, with protein MAFQRLASIILLLSLFTISYSHRDNGGIAVYWGQDAREGDLVTACNSGKYKIVLLAFLNKFGAGRTPEWNFAGHCDNGAWKKCTELEPEIKQCQARGIRVLLSIGGAPDYSSYLLSSPEDAKEVANYLYENFLSGQYGPLGSVTLDGIDFDIEVTEDYWDDLARELDFFRRTTGRYFYLSAAPQCPIPVYYLGKAIATKLFDYIFVQFYNNPSCSYVSGTNALLNSWDKWVDLVPSNNSLFVGLPAAPSAGNGYIPAEVMNGRVLPHAKKASNYEGVMLWDRYRDVQNGYSDKIHSNVIKSKLPASVESVTDAIYQSVYKALRRVFV; from the exons ATGGCCTTTCAAAGACTAGCTTCCATCATACTTCTCTTATCCCTTTTCACCATCTCTTACTCACACCGTGACAATGGCGGAATTGCTGTGTACTGGGGCCAAGACGCGCGAGAAGGTGATTTGGTAACCGCATGTAACAGTGGAAAGTACAAGATTGTACTCCTTGCTTTCCTCAACAAGTTCGGTGCAGGGAGAACCCCAGAATGGAACTTCGCCGGTCACTGCGACAATGGTGCCTGGAAAAAGTGCACCGAACTAGAGCCCGAAATAAAACAGTGCCAG GCGAGAGGCATCAGAGTTCTCCTTTCAATCGGAGGAGCCCCTGACTATTCAAGCTACTTGCTGAGCTCGCCGGAGGACGCAAAGGAGGTGGCCAACTACCTCTACGAAAACTTCCTCAGTGGCCAATATGGTCCACTGGGAAGCGTCACGTTGGACGGAATCGACTTCGACATCGAAGTGACGGAGGATTACTGGGACGACCTTGCCAGGGAACTCGACTTCTTCCGACGAACGACGGGGCGTTACTTTTACTTGTCCGCCGCCCCTCAGTGCCCAATCCCAGTCTACTATCTCGGCAAAGCTATCGCCACCAAACTCTTCGACTACATCTTCGTTCAGTTCTACAACAACCCTAGTTGCTCCTACGTCAGTGGCACCAACGCCCTCTTGAACTCCTGGGACAAGTGGGTCGACTTGGTCCCCTCCAACAACTCGCTCTTCGTGGGCCTGCCAGCGGCGCCCAGCGCCGGCAACGGTTACATTCCGGCGGAGGTGATGAACGGCCGGGTGCTTCCGCACGCGAAGAAAGCCTCGAATTACGAGGGAGTGATGCTGTGGGATAGATACCGCGATGTTCAGAATGGTTACAGTGATAAGATACATTCGAATGTGATTAAGTCGAAGTTGCCGGCGTCTGTGGAGTCAGTTACCGACGCAATTTACCAGTCCGTGTATAAGGCGTTGCGCCGCGTCTTCGTTTAA